In a single window of the Nocardioides massiliensis genome:
- a CDS encoding aspartate/glutamate racemase family protein, giving the protein MQTIGLLGGMGWESSAHYYKLLNQGVEQRLGGLHSARSVMVSVDFAEVSALEAEERWDEVAAILADAAKRAEAGGSDFLVLCTTAFHRVAEQVADAVDIDVLHLGDVLAERIRERGLTSVALLGTAFTMGRKFFSDRLEANGVQVLVPPAEQHDTINRIIYDELVHGRVEDGSRKHVVQQIHDLWDAGAQSAILGCAELELLVHQHDVEVPLFGSTELHVAAALDRALA; this is encoded by the coding sequence ATGCAGACGATCGGTCTTCTGGGCGGCATGGGCTGGGAGAGCAGCGCCCACTACTACAAGCTGCTCAACCAGGGCGTCGAACAGCGGCTCGGTGGGCTCCACTCCGCGCGCAGCGTCATGGTCTCGGTCGACTTCGCCGAGGTCTCGGCGCTCGAAGCGGAGGAGCGCTGGGACGAGGTCGCCGCGATCCTGGCCGACGCGGCGAAACGGGCCGAGGCGGGCGGGTCCGACTTCCTGGTCCTGTGCACCACCGCCTTCCACCGGGTCGCCGAGCAGGTGGCCGACGCCGTCGACATCGACGTGCTGCACCTCGGTGACGTCCTCGCCGAGCGGATCCGCGAGCGCGGGCTCACCTCCGTCGCGCTCCTCGGGACGGCCTTCACGATGGGCCGCAAGTTCTTCTCCGACCGGCTCGAGGCCAACGGCGTCCAGGTGCTGGTCCCGCCCGCCGAGCAGCACGACACGATCAACCGCATCATCTACGACGAGCTCGTGCACGGCCGGGTCGAGGACGGCTCCCGCAAGCACGTCGTCCAGCAGATCCACGACCTGTGGGACGCCGGCGCGCAGAGCGCGATCCTGGGGTGCGCCGAGCTGGAGCTGCTGGTCCACCAGCACGACGTGGAGGTCCCGCTCTTCGGCAGCACCGAGCTGCACGTGGCCGCCGCGCTCGACCGCGCGCTCGCCTGA